A genomic segment from Glycine max cultivar Williams 82 chromosome 1, Glycine_max_v4.0, whole genome shotgun sequence encodes:
- the LOC100814431 gene encoding transcription factor CPC-like: protein MSTTATTTSEEVSSNEWKVIHMSEQEEDLIRRMYKLVGDKWNLIAGRIPGRKAEEIERFWIMRHGDAFSVKRNGSKTQDS from the exons ATGTCCACCACCGCAACTACAACCTctgaag AAGTTAGCAGCAATGAGTGGAAAGTCATACACATGAGCGAGCAAGAGGAGGATCTCATTCGCAGGATGTACAAGCTAGTCGGGgacaa GTGGAATTTGATAGCTGGTCGCATTCCCGGTCGTAAAGCAGAAGAAATAGAGAGATTCTGGATTATGAGACACGGCGATGCTTTTTCTGTTAAAAGAAACGGAAGTAAAACCCAAGACTCGTGA
- the LOC100812825 gene encoding protein SEH1 isoform X2 yields MAKELLTLDNGTTCTSWNYSGTRLAAGSVDGTLSIFDSRDPPSSSSLHSTFKSRVLEGNIVKIVWIPPEYGDAVACISADGIVSLWEEVAEDSQSLQWKMCKSFGNSSSKVLDAQFGISLTSLKMVAAYSDGNVRVFELSDPLELRNWQLQAEFQNVIESVSSFGKASCLSASISWNPQKGGSQESSFLVGFNSNTSELNSSKVWEFDQAHQRWLPVAELALPEEKGDQLYAVAWAPNIGRPYEIIAVATHKGLAIWHLGLNPDHDGRLPVERVALLSGHEGMVLLTGVYR; encoded by the exons ATGGCGAAGGAGTTGTTGACTCTTGATAATGGCACAACCTGCACATCATGGAACTATTCTGGCACCAGGCTCGCTGCGGGTTCCGTTGATGGCACGCTTTCAATCTTCGATTCCCGCGACCCACCTTCATCTTCTTCCCTCCATTCTACTTTCAAATCTAGG GTTCTAGAAGGAAACATTGTGAAGATTGTTTGGATTCCGCCAGAGTATGGTGATGCAGTTGCGTGCATTTCTGCCGATGGAATTGTTTCATTGTGGGAGGAGGTCGCAGAAG ATTCCCAGTCTCTTCAGTGGAAGATGTGCAAAAGCTTTGGAAACAGTTCAAGCAAAGTCCTTGATGCTCAATTTGGAATCTCTCTGACTAGTTTGAAAATG gTTGCTGCATATTCAGATGGGAATGTAAGAGTTTTTGAGCTCTCGGATCCCTTGGAACTGAGAAACTGGCAGCTTCAG gctgaatttcaaaatgttatCGAGTCAGTGTCTTCGTTTGGAAAGGCCTCATGCCTCTCAGCATCCATATCTTGGAATCCACAAAAAGGTGGAAGCCAGGAGTCCAGCTTCCTTGTAGGCTTCAATTCAAATACATCAGAGCTTAATTCTTCTAAG GTTTGGGAATTTGATCAGGCTCATCAAAGATGGCTTCCTGTGGCAGAACTGGCACTGCCTGAGGAGAAGGGTGATCAGCTTTATGCTGTTGCATGGGCACCAAATATTGGcag ACCATATGAGATCATTGCGGTTGCAACCCACAAGGGACTTGCAATATGGCATCTTGGATTGAACCCTGATCATGATGGAAGACTCCCAGTAGAGAGAGTTGCACTACTGTCAGGTCACGAGGGCATG GTGTTGCTTACTGGAGTCTACCGTTAA
- the LOC100812825 gene encoding protein SEH1 isoform X1 yields the protein MAKELLTLDNGTTCTSWNYSGTRLAAGSVDGTLSIFDSRDPPSSSSLHSTFKSRVLEGNIVKIVWIPPEYGDAVACISADGIVSLWEEVAEDSQSLQWKMCKSFGNSSSKVLDAQFGISLTSLKMVAAYSDGNVRVFELSDPLELRNWQLQAEFQNVIESVSSFGKASCLSASISWNPQKGGSQESSFLVGFNSNTSELNSSKVWEFDQAHQRWLPVAELALPEEKGDQLYAVAWAPNIGRPYEIIAVATHKGLAIWHLGLNPDHDGRLPVERVALLSGHEGMVWQMEWDMSGMTLATTGHDGMVRLWQSNLNGVWHQQAAFEPTS from the exons ATGGCGAAGGAGTTGTTGACTCTTGATAATGGCACAACCTGCACATCATGGAACTATTCTGGCACCAGGCTCGCTGCGGGTTCCGTTGATGGCACGCTTTCAATCTTCGATTCCCGCGACCCACCTTCATCTTCTTCCCTCCATTCTACTTTCAAATCTAGG GTTCTAGAAGGAAACATTGTGAAGATTGTTTGGATTCCGCCAGAGTATGGTGATGCAGTTGCGTGCATTTCTGCCGATGGAATTGTTTCATTGTGGGAGGAGGTCGCAGAAG ATTCCCAGTCTCTTCAGTGGAAGATGTGCAAAAGCTTTGGAAACAGTTCAAGCAAAGTCCTTGATGCTCAATTTGGAATCTCTCTGACTAGTTTGAAAATG gTTGCTGCATATTCAGATGGGAATGTAAGAGTTTTTGAGCTCTCGGATCCCTTGGAACTGAGAAACTGGCAGCTTCAG gctgaatttcaaaatgttatCGAGTCAGTGTCTTCGTTTGGAAAGGCCTCATGCCTCTCAGCATCCATATCTTGGAATCCACAAAAAGGTGGAAGCCAGGAGTCCAGCTTCCTTGTAGGCTTCAATTCAAATACATCAGAGCTTAATTCTTCTAAG GTTTGGGAATTTGATCAGGCTCATCAAAGATGGCTTCCTGTGGCAGAACTGGCACTGCCTGAGGAGAAGGGTGATCAGCTTTATGCTGTTGCATGGGCACCAAATATTGGcag ACCATATGAGATCATTGCGGTTGCAACCCACAAGGGACTTGCAATATGGCATCTTGGATTGAACCCTGATCATGATGGAAGACTCCCAGTAGAGAGAGTTGCACTACTGTCAGGTCACGAGGGCATG GTGTGGCAAATGGAGTGGGATATGAGTGGAATGACTTTGGCTACTACAGGTCATGATGGAATGGTCCGATTATGGCAGTCGAATCTCAATGGCGTTTGGCATCAGCAAGCTGCATTTGAACCCACTTCTTAG
- the LOC100812825 gene encoding protein SEH1 isoform X3 — MAKELLTLDNGTTCTSWNYSGTRLAAGSVDGTLSIFDSRDPPSSSSLHSTFKSRVLEGNIVKIVWIPPEYGDAVACISADGIVSLWEEVAEDSQSLQWKMCKSFGNSSSKVLDAQFGISLTSLKMVAAYSDGNVRVFELSDPLELRNWQLQAEFQNVIESVSSFGKASCLSASISWNPQKGGSQESSFLVGFNSNTSELNSSKVWEFDQAHQRWLPVAELALPEEKGDQLYAVAWAPNIGSLAGIKRVDWCDSRDSV; from the exons ATGGCGAAGGAGTTGTTGACTCTTGATAATGGCACAACCTGCACATCATGGAACTATTCTGGCACCAGGCTCGCTGCGGGTTCCGTTGATGGCACGCTTTCAATCTTCGATTCCCGCGACCCACCTTCATCTTCTTCCCTCCATTCTACTTTCAAATCTAGG GTTCTAGAAGGAAACATTGTGAAGATTGTTTGGATTCCGCCAGAGTATGGTGATGCAGTTGCGTGCATTTCTGCCGATGGAATTGTTTCATTGTGGGAGGAGGTCGCAGAAG ATTCCCAGTCTCTTCAGTGGAAGATGTGCAAAAGCTTTGGAAACAGTTCAAGCAAAGTCCTTGATGCTCAATTTGGAATCTCTCTGACTAGTTTGAAAATG gTTGCTGCATATTCAGATGGGAATGTAAGAGTTTTTGAGCTCTCGGATCCCTTGGAACTGAGAAACTGGCAGCTTCAG gctgaatttcaaaatgttatCGAGTCAGTGTCTTCGTTTGGAAAGGCCTCATGCCTCTCAGCATCCATATCTTGGAATCCACAAAAAGGTGGAAGCCAGGAGTCCAGCTTCCTTGTAGGCTTCAATTCAAATACATCAGAGCTTAATTCTTCTAAG GTTTGGGAATTTGATCAGGCTCATCAAAGATGGCTTCCTGTGGCAGAACTGGCACTGCCTGAGGAGAAGGGTGATCAGCTTTATGCTGTTGCATGGGCACCAAATATTGGcag CTTGGCTGGCATCAAAAGAGTGGATTGGTGTGATAGCCGTGATTCCGTATAA
- the LOC100814431 gene encoding transcription factor CPC-like isoform X1, protein MSTTATTTSEVSSNEWKVIHMSEQEEDLIRRMYKLVGDKWNLIAGRIPGRKAEEIERFWIMRHGDAFSVKRNGSKTQDS, encoded by the exons ATGTCCACCACCGCAACTACAACCTctgaag TTAGCAGCAATGAGTGGAAAGTCATACACATGAGCGAGCAAGAGGAGGATCTCATTCGCAGGATGTACAAGCTAGTCGGGgacaa GTGGAATTTGATAGCTGGTCGCATTCCCGGTCGTAAAGCAGAAGAAATAGAGAGATTCTGGATTATGAGACACGGCGATGCTTTTTCTGTTAAAAGAAACGGAAGTAAAACCCAAGACTCGTGA
- the LOC102670341 gene encoding uncharacterized protein encodes MEKLDLATESSSSYPSNLWDCGSTLYDSFELNSFKRQLDSAIANSPIISRTLSMPHLPERSLHAPPEQPPTVMSRKSFKFSRSFHKLLRSVFKSNSKSSTTTTSLSFQVPEKYSKERFYVVYDKSGPVLSTIPEVPEFEIAALSPEISSFVGRSASERFTPTAIGISCA; translated from the coding sequence ATGGAGAAACTTGATTTAGCgacagaatcatcatcatcgtaTCCTAGTAATTTGTGGGACTGTGGCAGCACGCTATATGACTCGTTCGAGCTCAACTCCTTCAAACGCCAACTCGACTCAGCCATAGCTAATTCCCCTATAATAAGTAGAACCCTTTCCATGCCTCATTTACCGGAACGTTCACTTCACGCGCCGCCGGAGCAACCTCCCACGGTCATGTCCCGAAAGTCCTTCAAATTTTCTCGCTCCTTTCACAAACTCCTTCGCTCCGTTTTCAAGTCCAACAGTAAATCCAGCACCACTACCACCAGTttgagtttccaagtgccagaGAAATACTCCAAAGAGCGTTTCTACGTTGTTTATGATAAATCTGGACCGGTTCTCTCCACCATCCCCGAAGTTCCGGAATTTGAGATTGCTGCACTTTCGCCGGAGATCTCTTCCTTCGTCGGAAGGTCAGCGTCGGAGCGCTTCACTCCTACCGCAATCGGTATTTCCTGCGCTTAG
- the WRKY12 gene encoding WRKY transcription factor 12: MESDRNWEQNALISELIQGLEVARKLKEDLSSASSVDARDSHSLLQRILSSYDKALLFLRWNESVSMQQPTKTSSPQSPLSIDKTPLREDAEEDHQELKHNSKKRKMMPKWTEHIRVKIENGVEGPLEDGYSWRKYGQKDILSAKYPRSYYRCTFRKTKGCFATKQVQRSEEDHTIFDITYRGSHTCKRNDAVLPPKSPDYTQDGSLTVKTDNITAPSASFGCMAQDNYHDLFPSLVLENDPFFSTLSQTSSLSANTPESNYFVSPTFLEHEFDGVCNKPCPDSELARLVSADTSITSSPIFDFNFSLDAVGIDYPNFPFNI; the protein is encoded by the exons ATGGAAAGCGACAGGAATTGGGAGCAGAACGCACTCATCAGTGAGCTAATTCAGGGGTTGGAGGTAGCAAGAAAGTTGAAGGAAGACTTGAGTTCAGCCTCTTCGGTTGACGCTAGGGACTCACACTCACTACTGCAGAGGATATTGTCTTCTTATGACAAGGCTTTGCTTTTTCTAAGATGGAATGAATCAGTGTCCATGCAACAACCAACTAAAACTTCTTCACCACAGTCACCACTATCCATTGACAAAACTCCTCTGAGGGAAGACGCTGAAGAAGATCATCAAGAACTTAAACACAATTCGAAGAAAAG AAAGATGATGCCGAAATGGACGGAACATATTAGAGTGAAGATCGAGAACGGCGTTGAAGGACCCCTCGAAGATGGTTACAGCTGGAGAAAATATGGACAAAAAGATATCCTTAGTGCAAAATATCCCAG AAGCTATTATAGGTGCACCTTCCGCAAAACAAAGGGGTGCTTTGCCACAAAGCAAGTGCAGAGATCAGAAGAAGACCACACTATCTTTGACATAACTTACCGAGGAAGTCACACATGTAAGCGAAACGATGCCGTTCTGCCGCCAAAGTCACCAGATTATACACAAGACGGCTCCTTGACTGTCAAAACGGATAACATAACGGCACCTTCCGCTTCGTTTGGATGCATGGCGCAAGATAACTACCACGACTTATTTCCTTCTTTGGTCTTAGAGAATGATCCATTTTTTAGCACCCTTTCCCAAACATCCTCGTTATCTGCAAACACACCTGaatcaaattattttgtgtCTCCGACTTTCCTCGAACATGAATTCGATGGGGTCTGTAACAAGCCCTGCCCTGATTCTGAACTTGCCCGGCTGGTTTCAGCTGATACATCAATCACCAGTTCTCCAATTTTCGACTTTAATTTCTCGCTCGATGCAGTGGGAATTGATTATCCAAATTTCCCCttcaatatatga